Proteins encoded together in one Streptomyces sp. NA04227 window:
- the hemC gene encoding hydroxymethylbilane synthase yields MRMSAAELIRIVSRDSPMALAQVERVRAELAAKYPGIETTVVPVKTTGDKWMGDLSQVDGKGAFTKEVDAALLAGEADLAVHCVKDIPADRPLPAGTTFAAFLERDDIRDALIHPEGLTLEQLPAGTRIGTSSVRRIAQLAALYPHLRCVPMRGNANRRLEKLAAGEADALLLAVSGLERIDRMDVVSEILPTDVMCPPIGAGILALQCREGDTALIDTISSLGDPDAHREATAERMFLHVLQGHCNSPIAGYAKAERSGELSLRGCVFTPDGKRVLNAHEWAGPLDPATLGTSVAVALLRQGARELIDSIGH; encoded by the coding sequence GTGCGCATGTCCGCCGCCGAGCTGATCCGCATCGTGTCCCGTGACTCTCCCATGGCCCTGGCCCAGGTGGAACGTGTGCGTGCCGAGCTGGCCGCCAAGTACCCGGGTATCGAGACCACTGTCGTGCCGGTCAAGACGACCGGGGACAAGTGGATGGGTGATCTCTCCCAGGTCGACGGAAAGGGCGCCTTCACCAAGGAGGTCGACGCCGCGCTGCTCGCCGGTGAGGCCGATCTCGCGGTGCACTGCGTCAAGGACATTCCCGCCGACCGGCCGCTGCCCGCGGGGACGACCTTCGCCGCGTTCCTGGAGCGGGACGACATCCGCGACGCTCTGATCCACCCCGAGGGACTCACCCTGGAGCAGCTCCCGGCCGGGACCCGGATCGGCACCTCCTCGGTACGGCGGATCGCCCAGCTCGCCGCCCTGTACCCGCATCTGCGGTGCGTCCCGATGCGCGGCAACGCCAACCGCCGCCTGGAGAAGCTCGCGGCGGGCGAGGCCGACGCGCTGCTGCTCGCCGTGTCCGGGCTCGAACGCATCGACCGCATGGACGTCGTCAGCGAGATCCTCCCGACGGACGTGATGTGCCCGCCCATCGGCGCGGGGATCCTCGCCCTGCAGTGCCGTGAGGGCGACACCGCGCTCATCGACACCATCAGCTCCCTCGGCGACCCCGACGCCCATCGTGAGGCCACCGCGGAGCGGATGTTCCTGCACGTGTTGCAGGGCCACTGCAACAGCCCCATCGCCGGGTACGCGAAGGCCGAGCGCAGCGGCGAACTCTCCCTGCGCGGCTGCGTGTTCACCCCGGACGGCAAGCGGGTCCTGAACGCACACGAGTGGGCCGGGCCCCTCGACCCGGCGACCCTGGGCACCTCGGTAGCCGTGGCGCTGCTGCGCCAGGGAGCGCGGGAACTGATCGACTCGATCGGGCACTGA
- a CDS encoding aldehyde dehydrogenase family protein: MSPIETIHIDGVWVPAVSGATREVLDPADATVLRVVSEAGAEDVDAAVAAARRAFDGGAGAWPRTPVTQRAALLRRVAELLQRDREEIALVESRDTGKTLEEGRIDVDDVTNAFRYFADLVRNESGGRVVDAGSADVHSVVVHEPVGVCAMITPWNYPLLQASWKIAPALAAGNTFVVKPSEVTPLSTVHLVRLLAEAGLPAGVANLVTGAGVPVGQRLAEHPDVDLFSFTGGLLSGTKAGAAAVAGAKKIALELGGKNPNVVFADACATPEGFDTAVDQALNAAFVHSGQVCSAGARLIIEASVRERFVAELARRAERIKLGRGTAEGVECGPLVSQQQLEKVEAYVDSAIAEGARLRCGGSRPKPSELRPATGYFYAPTVLDECHREMKVVREETFGPILTVETFGTEDEAVALANDTEYGLAGAVWSADSARARRVAARLRHGTVWINDYHPYLPQAEWGGFGKSGIGRELGPTGLDEYRETKHVYENLRPQPVRWFSG, translated from the coding sequence GTGTCGCCAATCGAGACCATTCACATAGACGGTGTTTGGGTCCCCGCCGTGTCCGGCGCGACGAGGGAGGTCCTCGATCCCGCCGACGCGACGGTGCTGCGGGTGGTGTCCGAGGCGGGGGCCGAGGACGTCGACGCCGCCGTGGCCGCGGCGCGGCGCGCGTTCGACGGTGGCGCGGGCGCCTGGCCCCGTACGCCCGTCACGCAGCGTGCGGCTCTGCTGCGGCGGGTCGCGGAGCTGTTGCAGCGCGACCGCGAGGAGATCGCCCTAGTCGAGAGCCGGGACACCGGCAAGACGCTGGAGGAGGGGCGGATCGACGTCGACGACGTGACGAACGCCTTCCGGTACTTCGCCGATCTGGTGAGGAACGAGAGTGGCGGGCGGGTGGTCGACGCGGGTAGCGCGGACGTGCACAGCGTCGTGGTCCACGAGCCGGTGGGCGTCTGCGCGATGATCACGCCCTGGAACTACCCGCTGCTGCAGGCCAGTTGGAAGATCGCGCCCGCCCTGGCGGCCGGCAACACCTTTGTGGTCAAGCCCAGCGAGGTCACCCCGCTGTCCACCGTGCACCTGGTCCGGCTGCTCGCGGAGGCCGGTCTCCCCGCCGGAGTCGCGAACCTCGTCACCGGCGCGGGGGTGCCGGTGGGGCAGCGCCTGGCCGAGCACCCCGACGTGGATCTCTTCTCCTTCACCGGCGGCCTGCTCAGCGGCACCAAGGCCGGGGCCGCGGCCGTCGCCGGAGCGAAGAAGATCGCGCTGGAGCTCGGTGGGAAGAACCCGAACGTCGTCTTCGCGGACGCCTGCGCCACGCCCGAGGGCTTCGACACGGCCGTCGACCAGGCGCTGAACGCCGCCTTCGTCCACAGCGGTCAGGTCTGCTCGGCCGGTGCCCGTCTGATCATCGAGGCCTCGGTGCGCGAACGCTTCGTCGCCGAACTCGCCCGCCGCGCCGAGCGGATCAAGCTCGGACGGGGGACCGCGGAGGGCGTGGAGTGCGGACCCCTGGTCTCGCAGCAGCAGTTGGAGAAGGTGGAGGCGTACGTGGACTCCGCGATCGCCGAGGGCGCCCGGCTGCGCTGCGGTGGCTCCCGCCCGAAGCCTTCCGAACTGAGGCCCGCCACCGGCTACTTCTACGCGCCGACCGTGCTCGACGAGTGCCACCGCGAGATGAAGGTGGTCCGTGAGGAGACCTTCGGGCCGATCCTGACGGTGGAGACCTTCGGCACCGAGGACGAGGCCGTCGCGCTGGCCAACGACACCGAGTACGGGCTCGCCGGGGCCGTCTGGTCCGCGGACTCAGCCCGCGCCCGCCGGGTCGCCGCCCGGCTGCGGCACGGCACCGTGTGGATCAACGACTACCACCCCTACCTCCCGCAGGCGGAGTGGGGCGGCTTCGGAAAGTCCGGCATCGGCCGTGAGCTCGGACCCACCGGCCTGGACGAGTACCGCGAGACCAAGCACGTCTACGAGAACCTCCGGCCGCAGCCCGTGAGGTGGTTCTCCGGCTGA
- a CDS encoding GMC family oxidoreductase, producing the protein MPPSSPKAAPRPERTVRADYVIVGGGTAGCVLASRLTEDPEVSVVVIEGGPSDVDRDDVLTLRRWLGLLGGELDYEYTTTEQPRGNSHILHSRAKVLGGCSSHNTLISFKPLPSDWDEWEAAGATGWGARRMDPYFGKLRNNIVRVAKKDQNRIATDWIEATKAALGVPEVVGFNDRPFEEGVGFFDLAYHPENNKRSSASVAYLHPHLEAGDRPGLTLMLETWAHRLELSDGRAEGVRVRTKDGEEVLVRAEREVVVCAGAVDTPRLLLHSGIGPKADLEALGIDCVLDLPGVGENLLDHPESVIVWETNGPIPENSAMDSDAGLFVKRDPEHKGPDLMFHFYQIPFTDNPERLGYERPEHGVSMTPNIPKSRSRGRLYLTSADPEVKPALDFRYFALDENGDAAEDYDGQTLVDGVKLARRIAGTEPFAKWLKREVFPGPEVTDDAEIGELLRKAAHTVYHPAGTCRMGAKNDALAVVDPELRIRGLAGIRIADASVFPTMPAVNPMLGVLMVGEKCADLIRETATEGGEA; encoded by the coding sequence ATGCCCCCCTCTTCCCCCAAGGCCGCGCCACGGCCGGAGCGCACGGTCCGGGCCGACTACGTCATCGTCGGCGGCGGCACCGCAGGCTGCGTGCTTGCCTCCCGACTGACCGAGGACCCCGAGGTCAGCGTGGTCGTCATCGAAGGCGGCCCCAGCGACGTCGACCGCGACGACGTGCTCACCCTGCGCCGCTGGCTCGGCCTGCTCGGCGGCGAACTGGACTACGAGTACACGACGACCGAGCAGCCGCGCGGCAACTCGCACATCCTGCACAGCCGCGCCAAGGTGCTCGGCGGCTGCTCCTCGCACAACACGCTGATCTCCTTCAAGCCGCTGCCCTCCGACTGGGACGAGTGGGAGGCCGCGGGCGCCACCGGCTGGGGCGCGCGGCGGATGGACCCGTACTTCGGCAAGCTGCGCAACAACATCGTGCGGGTGGCGAAGAAGGACCAGAACCGGATCGCCACGGACTGGATCGAGGCCACCAAGGCCGCGCTCGGAGTGCCCGAGGTCGTCGGCTTCAACGACCGGCCCTTCGAGGAGGGCGTCGGCTTCTTCGACCTCGCCTACCACCCCGAGAACAACAAACGTTCCTCCGCCTCCGTCGCCTACCTCCACCCGCACCTGGAGGCGGGCGACCGCCCGGGCCTCACGCTGATGCTGGAGACCTGGGCCCACCGCCTGGAGCTCTCGGACGGGCGCGCGGAGGGTGTGCGCGTACGCACGAAGGACGGCGAGGAGGTCCTCGTACGGGCGGAGCGCGAGGTGGTGGTCTGCGCCGGGGCCGTGGACACGCCGCGGCTGCTGCTGCACTCGGGCATCGGCCCGAAGGCGGACCTGGAAGCGCTGGGCATCGACTGCGTACTCGACCTGCCGGGCGTCGGCGAGAACCTGCTCGACCACCCCGAGTCGGTCATCGTCTGGGAGACGAACGGACCGATCCCGGAGAACTCCGCGATGGACTCCGACGCGGGCCTGTTCGTGAAGCGGGACCCGGAGCACAAGGGCCCCGACCTGATGTTCCACTTCTACCAGATCCCCTTCACCGACAATCCCGAGCGCCTGGGCTACGAACGGCCCGAGCACGGTGTGTCGATGACCCCGAACATCCCCAAGTCCCGTTCCCGCGGCCGCCTTTACCTGACCTCTGCCGACCCGGAGGTCAAACCCGCCCTGGACTTCCGCTACTTCGCCCTCGACGAGAACGGCGATGCGGCCGAGGACTACGACGGACAGACCCTCGTGGACGGGGTGAAGCTGGCCCGCCGGATCGCCGGTACCGAGCCCTTCGCCAAGTGGCTGAAGCGGGAGGTGTTCCCCGGCCCCGAGGTCACCGACGACGCGGAGATCGGCGAGCTCCTGCGCAAGGCCGCGCACACCGTCTACCACCCCGCCGGTACCTGCCGGATGGGTGCGAAGAACGACGCACTCGCGGTCGTCGACCCCGAGTTGAGGATCCGCGGCCTGGCCGGAATCCGGATCGCCGACGCCTCCGTGTTCCCGACGATGCCCGCGGTCAACCCGATGCTCGGCGTCCTGATGGTGGGGGAGAAGTGCGCCGATCTGATCCGGGAGACAGCTACCGAGGGAGGCGAGGCCTGA
- a CDS encoding glycine betaine/L-proline ABC transporter ATP-binding protein — translation MARDLAADAADSTPADKVPTDKVPGTNVTAVDDGRPVFSVRNLWKVFGPKAERIPGDASLSDLSAEELRERTSCTAAVRDVSFDVRKGEAFVVMGLSGSGKSTLVRCLTRLIEPTGGALEMDGEDVRAMDSGALRELRRHRAAMVFQHFGLLPHRTVLDNVAYGLEIQGVGRAERRERAAAMVAKVGLAGLEKRRPGQLSGGQQQRVGLARALAVDPEVLLFDEPFSALDPLIRRDMQEEIVRLHREEGRTMVFITHDLSEALRIGDRIALMRDGRIVQLGTPEEIVGSPADDYVRDFVRDVPREQVLTVRRAMRPARDGEADEGPALGPDALVHEAVEAVVRSGGTVRVVEQGRCLGVVDHVCLLNVVAGLGGHDQDEVTAR, via the coding sequence ATGGCCCGCGACCTTGCCGCCGACGCGGCCGACAGCACACCCGCCGACAAGGTGCCCACCGACAAGGTGCCAGGGACCAACGTGACCGCGGTGGACGACGGCAGACCCGTCTTCTCCGTACGCAACCTCTGGAAGGTCTTCGGCCCCAAGGCCGAGCGCATACCCGGCGACGCCTCGCTGAGTGACCTGTCCGCGGAGGAACTGCGCGAGCGCACCAGCTGCACCGCCGCGGTCCGCGACGTCTCCTTCGACGTCCGCAAGGGCGAGGCCTTCGTCGTCATGGGCCTGTCCGGCTCCGGAAAGTCCACCCTCGTACGGTGTCTGACCCGGCTGATCGAGCCCACCGGCGGCGCCCTGGAGATGGACGGCGAGGACGTCCGCGCCATGGACAGCGGCGCCCTGCGCGAACTGCGCCGCCACCGCGCCGCTATGGTCTTCCAGCACTTCGGCCTGCTGCCGCACCGCACCGTCCTGGACAACGTCGCGTACGGCCTGGAGATCCAGGGCGTGGGCCGGGCCGAACGCCGCGAGCGGGCAGCCGCGATGGTGGCGAAGGTCGGCCTCGCCGGTCTGGAGAAGCGGCGGCCCGGGCAGTTGTCCGGCGGTCAGCAGCAGCGTGTGGGGCTCGCCCGCGCGCTCGCCGTCGACCCCGAAGTCCTGCTGTTCGACGAGCCGTTCAGCGCCCTCGACCCGCTCATCCGGCGCGACATGCAGGAGGAGATCGTCCGCCTGCACCGCGAGGAGGGCCGGACGATGGTCTTCATCACGCACGACCTGTCCGAGGCCCTGCGGATCGGTGACCGGATCGCCCTGATGCGCGACGGCCGTATCGTCCAGCTCGGCACCCCCGAGGAGATCGTGGGTTCGCCCGCCGACGACTACGTACGCGACTTCGTCCGTGACGTGCCGCGCGAGCAGGTGCTCACCGTGCGCCGGGCGATGCGTCCGGCGCGCGACGGCGAGGCGGACGAGGGGCCGGCGCTCGGCCCGGACGCCCTGGTGCACGAGGCCGTCGAGGCCGTCGTACGCTCCGGCGGCACCGTCCGCGTGGTCGAACAGGGCCGCTGCCTGGGCGTCGTCGACCACGTCTGCCTGCTCAACGTGGTCGCGGGACTCGGCGGCCACGACCAGGACGAGGTGACGGCCCGATGA
- a CDS encoding proline/glycine betaine ABC transporter permease translates to MSTAAPASAPPAPGPSGTSAGDRVRALLHRRGPVKLLLLVLAAAVLLPLARATWSGAAWPEGLTVDVSGPLGDTSDWIIDNRDRHPLFTYFLGHLSNAVVLSARALYLLLLALGWTGVTAGATLLVWRLAGLRTAATTLVFFLASGLLGMWVPTMQTLALMIVAVFASVVTGGVLGLGAGLSDRVFRLLRPVLDTMQALPAFAYLLPVVMVFGIGVPAALLATVVYAAPPMARLTALGLRRADRGAMEAAASLGATRTQLLLTARLPLARRELLLGVNQTIMMALSMAVIASMIGAAGLGDRVYQALASVDVGGALAAAVPIVMLAVVMDRTTAAVGRRLGAGAPATGARALRGRWAWPALALLTAALAALGRLSGDPVWPTDWTVPFAQPVNDVKEWMVDHLYSGVPVVGGTADWSAHFTDWVLNPLRDGLTGLPWYGTLFVVAALAWLIGTWHTALTAVLAMAVIGVLGVWKPSMNTLSQVIAALALTLVIGVGIGVLTAGSRRLEALLRPVLDVMQTMPQFVYLIPVVALFAVGRAPAVAAAVVYALPAVIRITAQGLRQVDPAAVEAARSLGATRWQTLRQVQLPLARPALLLAVNQGVVLVLAVVVIGGLVGGGALGYDVVTGLATGDLALGLVAGIAIVCLGLMLDRVTQPTERRTGKGA, encoded by the coding sequence ATGAGTACCGCCGCCCCCGCCTCGGCGCCGCCCGCACCCGGCCCCTCGGGCACGTCCGCCGGTGACCGCGTACGGGCCCTGCTGCACCGGCGCGGTCCGGTCAAGCTCCTGCTGCTCGTCCTCGCCGCCGCCGTACTGCTGCCGCTGGCCCGGGCCACCTGGTCCGGCGCGGCCTGGCCCGAGGGACTGACCGTCGACGTCTCCGGGCCGCTCGGCGACACCAGCGACTGGATCATCGACAACCGCGACCGGCACCCGCTCTTCACGTACTTCCTCGGCCATCTGAGCAACGCCGTGGTGCTCTCGGCACGCGCCCTGTACCTGCTGCTCCTCGCGCTCGGCTGGACCGGCGTCACTGCCGGAGCCACCCTGCTCGTCTGGCGTCTGGCGGGGCTGCGGACCGCCGCGACCACGCTGGTCTTCTTCCTGGCCAGCGGCCTGCTCGGCATGTGGGTGCCGACCATGCAGACCCTCGCGCTCATGATCGTCGCGGTGTTCGCCTCGGTCGTGACCGGCGGTGTACTGGGTCTCGGCGCCGGACTCTCGGACCGGGTGTTCCGGCTGCTGCGGCCCGTACTCGACACCATGCAGGCGCTGCCCGCCTTCGCGTATCTGCTGCCGGTGGTGATGGTCTTCGGTATCGGCGTGCCCGCCGCGCTGCTCGCCACCGTGGTCTACGCGGCGCCGCCGATGGCACGGCTGACCGCGCTCGGGCTGCGCCGCGCCGACCGCGGCGCCATGGAGGCCGCCGCCTCGCTCGGCGCGACCCGCACCCAGCTGCTGCTGACCGCCCGGCTCCCGCTGGCACGCAGGGAACTCCTGCTCGGCGTCAACCAGACGATCATGATGGCGCTGTCGATGGCCGTCATCGCCTCCATGATCGGCGCGGCTGGACTCGGCGACCGCGTCTACCAGGCCCTGGCCTCGGTCGACGTCGGCGGAGCCCTGGCCGCCGCCGTCCCGATCGTGATGCTCGCCGTGGTCATGGACCGCACCACGGCCGCCGTGGGCCGACGGCTCGGCGCGGGCGCGCCCGCCACCGGCGCCCGCGCGCTGCGCGGTCGGTGGGCCTGGCCCGCCCTCGCGCTCCTCACGGCCGCCCTCGCCGCCCTCGGACGCCTGTCCGGCGACCCGGTGTGGCCCACCGACTGGACCGTGCCCTTCGCGCAACCCGTCAACGACGTCAAGGAGTGGATGGTCGACCACCTCTACTCCGGCGTCCCCGTCGTCGGCGGCACCGCCGACTGGTCGGCCCACTTCACCGACTGGGTGCTCAACCCGCTGCGCGACGGCCTGACCGGCCTGCCCTGGTACGGCACCCTCTTCGTCGTCGCCGCACTCGCCTGGCTCATCGGCACCTGGCACACCGCCCTGACCGCCGTCCTCGCGATGGCCGTGATCGGTGTCCTCGGCGTGTGGAAGCCCTCCATGAACACGCTCTCCCAGGTGATCGCCGCACTCGCTCTCACCCTGGTGATCGGCGTCGGCATCGGCGTCCTCACCGCCGGGAGCAGACGGCTGGAGGCGCTCCTTCGGCCGGTGCTCGACGTCATGCAGACGATGCCCCAGTTCGTGTACCTGATCCCGGTGGTCGCCCTGTTCGCGGTCGGCCGCGCCCCGGCCGTCGCCGCGGCCGTGGTCTACGCGCTGCCCGCCGTCATCCGCATCACCGCCCAGGGGCTGCGCCAGGTCGACCCGGCCGCGGTGGAAGCCGCCCGCTCACTCGGCGCGACCCGCTGGCAGACGCTGCGCCAGGTCCAGCTGCCGCTGGCCCGGCCCGCCCTGCTGCTCGCCGTCAACCAGGGCGTGGTCCTGGTCCTCGCCGTGGTCGTCATCGGCGGCCTGGTCGGCGGCGGAGCGCTCGGCTACGACGTCGTCACCGGCCTGGCCACCGGAGACCTGGCCCTCGGCCTGGTCGCGGGGATCGCCATCGTCTGCCTCGGCCTGATGCTCGACCGGGTCACCCAGCCCACCGAACGCCGCACGGGGAAGGGAGCCTGA
- a CDS encoding ABC transporter substrate-binding protein — translation MSRTRVKTLAKARTTARTKVRAHRVKFGAPLLAGVTLLALSGCGKADMTKQASPFAAAEGTKSVTLSVQTWVGAQANVAVAKHILEDKLGYRVDTVQVDEIPAWDALSQGRVDAILEDWGHPEQEARYVKDKKTITAGGDLGVTGHIGWYVPKYWADKHPEVTHWKNLNKFADQLRTPESGDKGQLMDGSPSYVTNDKALVKNLGLDYEVVFAGSEAAQITQIQQFAKEKKPFLTYWYEPQWLFNQVPMVEVELPKYTDACGEKGAEDPTTVDCAYPHTPLQKFLNTEFAESGEPAARFLKSFKWTKEDQNEVSEMIASEGLSADEAAERWAERNPQVWKRWLPRK, via the coding sequence ATGTCCCGTACCCGCGTGAAAACGCTCGCGAAAGCCCGCACGACAGCCCGCACGAAGGTCCGTGCGCACCGGGTGAAATTCGGCGCACCGCTGCTCGCGGGCGTCACCCTGCTCGCCCTGTCCGGCTGCGGCAAGGCCGACATGACCAAGCAGGCCTCGCCCTTCGCCGCCGCGGAGGGCACCAAGTCGGTCACCCTGTCCGTACAGACCTGGGTGGGTGCCCAGGCCAACGTCGCGGTGGCCAAGCACATCCTCGAGGACAAGCTCGGCTACCGCGTCGACACCGTCCAGGTCGACGAGATCCCCGCCTGGGACGCCCTGAGCCAGGGCCGCGTCGACGCGATCCTGGAGGACTGGGGGCACCCCGAGCAGGAGGCCCGCTACGTCAAGGACAAGAAGACGATCACGGCGGGCGGTGACCTCGGGGTCACCGGCCACATCGGCTGGTACGTGCCCAAGTACTGGGCCGACAAGCACCCCGAGGTGACCCACTGGAAGAACCTCAACAAGTTCGCCGACCAGCTGCGTACGCCGGAGAGCGGTGACAAGGGCCAGCTCATGGACGGTTCGCCGTCCTACGTCACCAACGACAAGGCACTGGTGAAGAACCTCGGCCTGGACTACGAGGTCGTCTTCGCGGGCTCCGAGGCGGCGCAGATCACCCAGATCCAGCAGTTCGCCAAGGAGAAGAAGCCCTTCCTCACCTACTGGTACGAGCCGCAGTGGCTGTTCAACCAGGTCCCGATGGTCGAGGTCGAGCTCCCGAAGTACACCGACGCCTGCGGGGAGAAGGGCGCCGAGGACCCCACGACCGTGGACTGCGCCTATCCGCACACACCACTGCAGAAGTTCCTCAACACCGAGTTCGCCGAGAGCGGTGAGCCCGCCGCGCGGTTCCTGAAGTCCTTCAAGTGGACCAAGGAGGACCAGAACGAGGTGTCCGAGATGATCGCCTCCGAGGGCCTGTCGGCCGACGAGGCCGCCGAGCGCTGGGCCGAGCGGAACCCGCAGGTGTGGAAGCGCTGGCTGCCCCGGAAATGA
- a CDS encoding SpoIIE family protein phosphatase, which yields MRRSEQFTTLGRLAWLNEASTRIGTQLDLYRTSQELAQFTVPRFADGTTVDLLEAVLQGEEVDRTPGLKAPRTRAMAVAATDALSALRATPVGQINEIPKEALGTLMNTRVLKERRTALLTHMKRPDFNRVVYTDKGAQTMYGLGVHSYMGVPLIARGVLLGTMEFVRAGDSPPFTATDRAVAEQLASRAAVFIDNARLYGREREHVVTLQRSLLPRATPHTPGLRVHADYAPAVDARGVGGDWYDVMELPGGRTALMVGDVMGHGLPAAATMGRLRAVARTLMTLDMAPDRVLARLDLATRDLEDDQVATCLCAVYDPADASYTLASAGHPPPLLVDNTGAASFVDVPVGAPLGAGVIPYDCVPLKETRGARLVLYTDGLIKTRTDDVDVQLDRLRRAASELSPQSLDEGGLLTSPLGDDSRFDEAVLLVATDAPGRDLRVWELPQEGVAASNARKYVTGQLADWGLAEFGEITELVVSELVGNALRYGNGPGQLRLLRGERLVVEVSDTGPDLPQIQHVDVSDEGGRGLQLINMMCRRWGSCRTPGGKVVWAEQDVAP from the coding sequence ATGCGCCGGTCCGAACAGTTCACCACCCTGGGCCGACTCGCCTGGCTGAACGAGGCCAGCACCAGGATCGGCACCCAGCTGGACCTCTACCGCACCTCGCAGGAGCTCGCCCAGTTCACCGTGCCCCGGTTCGCCGACGGCACCACGGTCGACCTCCTGGAGGCGGTGCTCCAGGGCGAGGAGGTCGACCGCACACCGGGCCTGAAGGCACCGCGCACCCGCGCCATGGCGGTCGCCGCCACCGACGCGCTCAGCGCGCTCCGCGCCACCCCGGTCGGCCAGATCAACGAGATCCCCAAAGAGGCCCTGGGCACCCTCATGAACACGCGCGTCCTCAAGGAACGCAGGACCGCGCTGCTCACCCACATGAAACGCCCGGACTTCAACCGCGTCGTCTACACCGACAAGGGCGCCCAGACCATGTACGGCCTCGGCGTGCACAGCTACATGGGTGTGCCCCTGATCGCCCGGGGCGTACTGCTCGGCACCATGGAGTTCGTCCGGGCCGGGGACAGCCCGCCCTTCACCGCGACCGACCGCGCCGTGGCCGAGCAACTCGCCTCCAGGGCAGCGGTGTTCATCGACAACGCCCGCCTGTACGGACGCGAGCGCGAACACGTCGTGACCCTCCAGCGCAGCCTGCTGCCCCGGGCCACACCGCACACCCCGGGCCTGAGGGTCCACGCCGACTACGCGCCCGCGGTCGACGCGCGCGGGGTCGGCGGCGACTGGTACGACGTGATGGAACTGCCGGGCGGACGTACCGCCCTGATGGTCGGCGACGTCATGGGCCACGGTCTGCCCGCCGCGGCCACCATGGGCCGCCTGCGTGCCGTCGCCCGCACCCTGATGACCCTCGACATGGCCCCCGACCGGGTGCTCGCCCGCCTCGACCTGGCCACCCGCGACCTGGAGGACGACCAGGTCGCCACCTGCCTGTGCGCGGTCTACGACCCCGCCGACGCCAGCTACACCCTGGCCAGCGCGGGCCACCCACCGCCGCTGCTCGTCGACAACACCGGCGCCGCCTCCTTCGTGGACGTCCCCGTCGGAGCCCCGCTCGGCGCCGGTGTCATCCCGTACGACTGCGTGCCGCTGAAGGAGACCCGGGGCGCCCGGCTCGTTCTGTACACCGACGGGCTGATCAAGACCAGGACGGACGACGTGGACGTCCAGCTCGACCGCCTGCGCCGGGCGGCGTCCGAACTGAGCCCGCAGAGCCTGGACGAGGGCGGCCTGCTCACCTCCCCCCTCGGCGACGACTCCCGCTTCGACGAGGCGGTCCTTCTGGTCGCCACGGACGCCCCGGGACGTGACCTGCGCGTCTGGGAGCTGCCGCAGGAGGGGGTGGCCGCGTCCAACGCCCGCAAGTACGTGACCGGCCAGCTCGCCGACTGGGGGCTGGCCGAGTTCGGCGAGATCACCGAACTCGTCGTGAGCGAACTGGTCGGCAACGCACTCCGCTACGGCAACGGCCCCGGCCAGCTCCGCCTGCTGCGCGGCGAGCGCCTCGTGGTGGAGGTCTCGGACACCGGTCCCGACCTGCCGCAGATCCAGCACGTCGACGTCAGCGACGAGGGCGGACGCGGGCTCCAGTTGATCAATATGATGTGCCGGCGGTGGGGGTCGTGCCGGACACCGGGCGGGAAGGTGGTGTGGGCGGAGCAGGACGTGGCGCCGTAA